Proteins co-encoded in one Zygotorulaspora mrakii chromosome 5, complete sequence genomic window:
- the GTR2 gene encoding Gtr2p (similar to Saccharomyces cerevisiae GTR2 (YGR163W); ancestral locus Anc_4.54), giving the protein MNDINATDNPDSKAMILLLGLRRGGKSSICKVLFHNMQPLDTLYLESTSNPTVEHFSTLIDLAVMELPGQLNYFEPTYDSERLFRSVGGLVYVIDSQDEYMNAITNLAMIIEYAYKVNPLINIEVLIHKVDGLSEDFKVDAQRDIMQRTGEELLELGLDGVQVSFYLTSIFDHSIYEAFSRIVQKLIPELSFLENMLDNLIQHSQIEKAFLFDINSKIYVSTDSNPVDIQMYEICAEFVDVTIDLFDLYKDTQRNRKDSDGKAVQIRPRELKNVSHLGNGVIIYLRQMIRGLALVAVIRPNGADTESCLTVADYNVDIFKKGLEDIWANARVTSRQESPIGSS; this is encoded by the coding sequence ATGAACGATATCAATGCTACAGATAATCCCGATTCTAAGGCCatgattcttcttttggGCTTACGCAGAGGCGGGAAGTCTTCTATCTGCAAGGTTCTGTTTCATAATATGCAACCCTTGGATACATTATATTTAGAGTCAACGTCTAATCCAACAGTGGAGCATTTCTCTACTCTTATTGATCTCGCAGTGATGGAACTTCCTGGTCAACTCAATTATTTCGAACCAACATACGATTCAGAACGACTGTTCAGAAGTGTTGGAGGCCTGGTATACGTTATCGACTCACAAGACGAATACATGAATGCAATCACAAATCTGGCGATGATAATAGAATATGCGTACAAAGTTAATCCGTTAATTAATATAGAAGTACTGATACACAAAGTGGACGGCTTAAGTGAGGATTTCAAAGTTGACGCACAGAGAGACATCATGCAGCGCACCGGAGAAGAACTGCTAGAACTTGGCTTGGACGGCGTGCAGGTTTCTTTTTATCTCACCTCTATTTTCGATCACTCCATATATGAAGCCTTTTCACGTATTGTGCAAAAATTAATCCCCGAGTTATCATTTTTAGAGAACATGTTAGATAACTTGATCCAACATTcccaaattgaaaaggcaTTTCTGTTTGATATAAACTCCAAGATATACGTATCAACTGATTCAAATCCAGTTGATATACAAATGTATGAAATATGCGCTGAGTTCGTAGACGTAACAATAGATCTATTTGATCTCTACAAAGATACTCAAAGGAATAGAAAGGATAGTGATGGAAAAGCAGTGCAAATACGGCCAAGGGAACTGAAAAACGTCTCTCATTTAGGTAATGGAGTGATTATTTATCTTAGACAAATGATTCGTGGCTTGGCGCTTGTAGCTGTGATAAGACCCAACGGAGCTGATACGGAGAGCTGCTTGACTGTCGCCGATTATAACGttgacatttttaaaaaaggGTTAGAAGATATATGGGCTAATGCAAGAGTTACGTCCCGACAAGAATCGCCCATTGGCTCAAGTTGA
- a CDS encoding uncharacterized protein (similar to Saccharomyces cerevisiae TIF4632 (YGL049C) and TIF4631 (YGR162W); ancestral locus Anc_4.56) translates to MSEQLEAHGKQSAHPAQQPQQPEQEQIVAGVPENIYPGYEQVTDEQYHQQPYHYNAAKGYSQRGTRNGNPAKQGQPRGGRYGSNKYNYNVNSNSPSGQFNRFNEAAGGGHARNYNSNGYKPHRRNINPAAMNMQWQGYYNPQMYYMAPQLAPGNASAATSMEMPQSTSPIQTHASSASPPATRKIEITTKTGEHLDLNSLHSHNTHAILHNGTHQGFETKTPGSATRITENVTESDKIPETALNEKRNENILNPTEKGITEAEKTKREFLEQIKQRKAALERKKLEQFEALKTKTTEKEVTLESNEKERKDAPFSVSEKDLDTNDTLSPIFQETEKTSKDEKQLLSEATVSMNEQKVSAIDEEILSTQLVNSKEPIQAAVKQENVTEEQNKDQKPADIETESQSASKDASEVKVAANEENEESSVIGNLDTKDLETPVDDAKTESEEAEIKAEGAKSAVDDTKPEEAENKADTSDVVADITMTELLEKLDNAKPIEDIYSFKYPAGVDLPDPRYQKSHIKYTYGPTFLLQFKDRIKTAADEEWVKKAASKIVIPPGMNKAGKQRDGGSFGGPGGRMNGSDFRKSGSMRNMDGRSNSRNSSKKKSKRMLDDRRSNRSYTSRRDRERAEMERKEAEKPKEEVAPLVPSANRWVPKSKQQKNEKRMAPDGVTQLLEKDEVERKMKSLLNKLTLEMFDKISSDILTIAHQSKWENKGETLGIVIEQIFIKACDEPHWSSMYAQLCGKVVKELDPDIMDENNEGKTGPKLVLHYLVARCHAEFDKGWTDKLPTNEDGTALEPEMMSDEYYKAATAKRRGLGLVRFIGFLYRLNLLTGKMMFECFRRLMKDLSNNPSEETLESVIELLSTVGEQFETDSFSAGQATLEGSALLDSLFASLQGITQSETISSRMKFKLIDMKELRDKHWNSNKKEDGPKTIQQIHEEEKERQQRKSNSRSNSRRVNNSMGGRNTSRREVPSVSKDNFITTRSSSLRHTQKPVQKEEQRQPQMTATNIFNALMDDDDE, encoded by the coding sequence ATGTCTGAGCAGTTAGAAGCGCATGGAAAGCAGAGCGCTCATCCAGCACAGCAGCCACAGCAGCCCGAACAGGAGCAGATTGTCGCTGGCGTACCGGAGAACATTTACCCGGGTTACGAGCAAGTTACTGATGAGCAGTACCATCAGCAACCTTATCATTACAATGCTGCTAAAGGCTACTCTCAAAGAGGAACCAGAAATGGCAATCCTGCTAAACAAGGTCAGCCAAGGGGCGGTAGATATGGGTCGAACAAATATAATTATAACGTTAATAGCAATAGCCCTTCCGGTCAGTTCAACCGCTTCAATGAAGCTGCTGGTGGTGGTCATGCTAGAAATTATAATAGTAATGGTTACAAACCCCACAGACGTAACATCAATCCAGCAGCTATGAACATGCAATGGCAGGGTTATTATAACCCTCAAATGTATTATATGGCTCCACAGTTAGCACCCGGTAATGCTTCAGCAGCAACATCAATGGAAATGCCACAATCGACGTCGCCAATTCAAACACATGCTTCAAGTGCTTCACCCCCCGCTACTAGGAAGATTGAAATTACGACAAAGACAGGTGAGCATCTCGATTTGAATAGTCTTCATTCACATAACACACACGCTATTTTGCATAATGGAACTCATCAAGGCTTTGAAACGAAAACTCCAGGCTCTGCGACAAGAATAACAGAAAATGTAACAGAAAGTGACAAAATCCCTGAAACAGCTCTTAACGAAAAAAGGAACGAAAATATCCTAAATCCAACAGAGAAGGGTATTACAGAAGCAGAAAAAACCAAACGGGAATTTTTGGAGCAAATCAAGCAACGTAAAGCTGCTCTGGAAAGGAAGAAACTAGAGCAATTTGAAGCTTTAAAGACTAAAACTACCGAGAAGGAAGTGACATTGGAATCAAACGAAAAGGAGAGAAAAGATGCACCATTCTCAGTTagtgaaaaagatttggaTACTAATGATACTCTTTCTCCGATCTTCCAAGAAACCGAAAAGACCAGTAAGGATGAGAAACAGCTATTATCTGAAGCAACAGTCTCTATGAATGAGCAGAAGGTGTCAGctattgatgaagagaTTCTTTCCACGCAACTTGTAAATTCTAAAGAGCCCATTCAAGCCGCTGTTAAACAAGAAAACGTTACCGAGGAGCAGAATAAAGATCAAAAACCTGCTGACATTGAAACGGAATCTCAAAGTGCCTCGAAGGATGCTTCGGAAGTAAAGGTAGCGgcaaatgaagaaaatgaagagtCATCGGTCATAGGAAATCTGGACACAAAGGATTTGGAAACTCCAGTAGATGATGCCAAAACTGAGTCAGAGGAGGCAGAAATCAAGGCGGAGGGTGCTAAGTCTGCGGTGGATGACACAAAACCAGAGGAGGCAGAAAACAAGGCAGACACCTCTGATGTTGTAGCTGACATCACCATGACAGAACTTTTAGAGAAATTGGATAATGCTAAACCTATTGAGGACATTTATTCATTTAAGTATCCAGCTGGTGTAGATCTCCCAGATCCAAGATACCAAAAATCTCATATCAAGTACACCTATGGACCTACATTTTTGCTTCAGTTCAAGGATAGAATTAAAACAGCTGCTGATGAAGAATGGGTAAAAAAAGCTGCCTCAAAAATTGTGATTCCACCTGGTATGAACAAAGCAGGGAAACAAAGAGATGGTGGCTCATTTGGAGGCCCAGGCGGAAGAATGAACGGCAGTGACTTCAGAAAAAGTGGCTCTATGAGAAATATGGATGGTAGATCCAATTCCAgaaattcttcaaagaaaaagtcaaaGAGGATGCTGGACGATAGAAGATCCAACAGGTCGTACACGTCCAGAAGAGATAGAGAGAGGGCTGAAATGGAACGTAAAGAAGCCGAAAAGCCTAAAGAAGAAGTCGCTCCTTTGGTTCCAAGTGCTAACAGGTGGGTTCCAAAATCTAAACAGcagaaaaacgaaaaaaggATGGCACCAGATGGCGTGACACAACTTTTGGAGAAGGATGAAGTCGAACGAAAGATGAAATCGCTCTTAAACAAGCTTACTTTGGAAATgtttgataaaatttcaagtGACATTTTAACAATCGCGCATCAATCTAAATGGGAAAATAAGGGTGAAACTTTGGGTATTGTCATAGAGCAGATTTTCATAAAGGCGTGCGATGAACCTCATTGGTCTTCCATGTATGCACAACTCTGTGGTAAAGTCGTGAAGGAATTAGACCCAGATATTATGGATGAGAACAACGAAGGCAAGACAGGACCAAAATTGGTGTTGCATTATCTTGTTGCTAGATGCCATGCAGAGTTTGATAAAGGTTGGACTGATAAACTGCCCACAAATGAAGACGGCACAGCTTTGGAGCCTGAAATGATGTCTGATGAGTACTATAAAGCAGCTACCGCCAAGAGAAGAGGATTAGGTTTAGTTCGTTTTATTGGGTTTTTGTATCgtttgaatttgttgaCAGGTAAGATGATGTTCGAATGCTTCCGTAGATTGATGAAGGATCTAAGTAATAACCCTAGTGAGGAGACTTTGGAATCCGTTATCGAATTACTAAGTACAGTCGGTGAACAGTTCGAAACAGATAGTTTCAGTGCAGGGCAGGCTACCTTAGAGGGCTCTGCTCTTCTTGATAGTTTGTTTGCTAGTTTGCAAGGGATCACTCAATCTGAAACTATATCGAGTAGAATGAAGTTCAAGCTAATTGATATGAAAGAATTGAGAGATAAACATTGGAATAGtaacaaaaaagaagatggGCCAAAAACCATTCAACAAATTCATGAGGAGGAAAAAGAACGccaacaaagaaaaagtaacTCTAGGTCTAATTCTAGACGGGTTAACAATTCAATGGGTGGAAGGAACACTTCTAGAAGGGAAGTGCCATCTGTCTCCAAGGATAACTTCATAACAACAAGATCCTCCTCTTTAAGGCACACCCAAAAGCCAGTTCAAAAGGAAGAGCAACGTCAACCACAAATGACAGCTACTAATATCTTTAATGCATTAATggatgatgacgatgaataa
- the MET17 gene encoding bifunctional cysteine synthase/O-acetylhomoserine aminocarboxypropyltransferase MET17 (similar to Saccharomyces cerevisiae MET17 (YLR303W); ancestral locus Anc_4.53), producing MPSHFDTIQLHAGQENASDNANRPRAVPIYATTSYVFDDSKHGSQLFGLETPGYIYSRIMNPTVDVLEKRIAALEGGAAALAVASGQAAQALAISGLAHAGDNIVSTSFLYGGTYNQFKVAFKRLGIESRFVDGDKPEDFEKYFDEKTKAVYLETIGNPKYNVPDFEKIVDIAHKHGIPVVVDNTFGAGGFFAQPIKYGADIVTHSATKWIGGHGTTIGGLIIDSGKFPWKNYPKKFPQFSQPSEGYHGLVFNEAFGPLAFIGHVRTELLRDLGPALNPFAAFQLIQGLETLSLRAERHGENALKLAQWLEKSPYISWVSYPGLPSHSHHENAKKYLTNGFGGVLSFGAKDLPNNSEAEKEDPFKAAGARVCDSLKLASNLANVGDSKTLVIAPYFTTHLQLTEEEKLNAGVTKDLIRVSVGTEYIDDIINDFQQAFQAVYGEGRP from the coding sequence ATGCCATCCCATTTCGACACCATCCAGTTGCACGCCGGGCAAGAAAATGCCAGTGACAATGCTAACAGACCAAGAGCTGTACCAATTTACGCAACCACATCTTATGTCTTTGACGACTCTAAGCACGGTTCTCAATTGTTTGGGCTGGAAACACCAGGATACATTTATTCGCGTATTATGAATCCAACAGTAGATGTGttagaaaagagaataGCAGCTCTTGAAGGTGGTGCTGCTGCTTTGGCAGTTGCTTCTGGACAAGCAGCACAAGCCTTAGCAATCTCTGGTTTGGCTCACGCAGGAGACAATATTGTGTCTACTTCATTCTTATATGGAGGTACTTATAATCAATTTAAAGTTGCTTTCAAGAGGTTAGGAATTGAGTCTAGATTTGTTGATGGTGACAAACCGGAAGACTTCGAAAAATATTTCGATGAGAAGACCAAAGCCGTTTACCTAGAAACAATTGGCAATCCAAAGTACAATGTTCCTGATTTCGAGAAAATAGTTGACATCGCTCACAAGCATGGTATCCCAGTTGTTGTTGACAACACTTTTGGTGCCGGTGGTTTCTTTGCTCAGCCAATAAAATATGGTGCTGATATCGTTACACATTCAGCCACCAAGTGGATTGGGGGTCATGGTACAACCATTGGTGGATTGATAATTGACTCCGGTAAGTTTCCATGGAAGAATTACCCAAAAAAGTTTCCTCAATTTTCACAACCTTCTGAAGGCTATCACGGATTAGTCTTCAATGAGGCATTCGGACCTTTGGCATTCATCGGTCATGTTAGAACTGAACTTTTGAGGGACTTAGGACCAGCTTTGAACCCTTTTGCAGCTTTCCAGCTAATTCAGGGTTTAGAAACGTTGTCCCTAAGAGCTGAAAGGCACGGTGAAAATGCGTTGAAATTGGCGCAATGGCTAGAAAAATCACCATACATTTCATGGGTCTCATATCCTGGTTTACCCTCCCATTCGCACCATGAAAACGCGAAGAAGTATTTAACTAACGGTTTTGGTGGTGTATTATCCTTCGGTGCTAAGGATTTGCCCAACAATAGTGAAGCTGAGAAGGAAGATCCGTTCAAAGCAGCAGGTGCTCGCGTTTGTGATAGCTTGAAACTAGCATCCAACTTAGCTAATGTTGGTGATTCTAAAACTTTAGTAATTGCACCTTATTTCACCACTCATTTACAGTTaacagaagaagaaaaactgAACGCGGGTGTAACAAAGGATTTGATTCGTGTCTCTGTCGGAACCGAAtacattgatgatattattaatGATTTCCAACAGGCATTTCAAGCAGTTTATGGTGAAGGAAGACCTTAA
- the TYW3 gene encoding tRNA methyltransferase TYW3 (similar to Saccharomyces cerevisiae TYW3 (YGL050W); ancestral locus Anc_4.55), protein MAKQNPFDQKKASILSEIQSEAPDLSPKGDVDVLCFPIINLINTNADMVTTSSCSGRISIFLEGDKNHKGSIKSGGKGEGGRWLYVTHNVSEVSNWIDRIESESFEFSDPAIIAEQFDGDKRLVLYKYEPFILHVKCRDFSTASKLYNVAMGCGFRESGIGSNNLVAIRTSSKLDIPMGIWDSMGNHIKFLVDKHYIKMIDAIAIAKFGENERKMTKLYERIKSDIFEPVP, encoded by the coding sequence ATGGCTAAACAAAATCCTTTTGACCAAAAGAAGGCCTCCATTTTGTCTGAAATACAATCAGAAGCACCAGATTTATCGCCTAAGGGAGATGTCGACGTATTATGTTTCCCAATTATAAATTTAATAAACACAAATGCAGACATGGTGACAACCTCATCATGCTCAGGTAGAATAAGTATATTTTTGGAAGGCGATAAAAACCATAAAGGATCCATCAAATCTGGTGGTAAGGGAGAGGGTGGGAGATGGCTGTACGTAACTCATAATGTTAGTGAAGTCTCAAATTGGATTGACCGAATCGAATCCGAAAGCTTCGAGTTTTCTGACCCTGCTATAATTGCAGAACAGTTTGATGGTGACAAACGACTTGTGCTTTATAAGTACGAGCCTTTCATATTACATGTCAAATGTCGAGACTTTTCGACAGCGTCCAAATTATACAACGTGGCCATGGGATGTGGCTTCAGAGAAAGCGGGATAGGATCCAACAATCTTGTTGCCATTAGAACTAGTAGTAAACTAGACATACCAATGGGTATATGGGACTCTATGGGTAATCATATCAAATTTCTGGTTGACAAGCActatataaaaatgatcGACGCAATAGCCATTGCGAAATTTGgggaaaatgaaagaaagatGACCAAGTTATATGAAAGGATAAAGAGTGATATATTTGAACCAGTCCCGTAA
- the ALG13 gene encoding N-acetylglucosaminyldiphosphodolichol N-acetylglucosaminyltransferase catalytic subunit ALG13 (similar to Saccharomyces cerevisiae ALG13 (YGL047W); ancestral locus Anc_4.58) has product MKTLLVTCGATVSFPKLICSVISAPFIGELKSDGFERLIVQFGKDYREEFAGKLDNELFIEVECSISTAELGTVNTPVSRTLMASHFEIIGIDFSSKIQHVIKEHADLVISHAGTGSILDSLRLAKPLIICVNDDLMNNHQQQIADKFESYGYVWACSAKPKDLLRCLTRSRSEVLKPFQATRSDAFEGRLKFLAFS; this is encoded by the coding sequence ATGAAAACTTTACTTGTGACTTGCGGGGCCACGGTATCATTTCCAAAGCTCATATGTTCAGTTATATCTGCGCCTTTCATTGGGGAATTAAAATCAGATGGTTTCGAACGTTTAATAGTACAATTTGGTAAAGACTATCGCGAAGAATTTGCGGGAAAGCTGGATAACGAACTTTTTATCGAAGTGGAATGTTCTATCTCAACAGCAGAGCTGGGCACAGTAAACACACCTGTTAGCAGAACGCTCATGGCCAGTCATTTCGAGATTATAGGAATTGATTTCTCCTCAAAGATACAGCATGTTATAAAAGAACATGCTGATCTAGTTATATCGCATGCGGGTACAGGATCTATTCTCGATTCACTCAGATTAGCCAAACCGTTGATTATTTGCGTAAATGACGACCTAATGAACAACCATCAACAACAGATTGCAGATAAATTCGAATCGTACGGATACGTATGGGCGTGTTCGGCCAAACCGAAAGATTTGCTCAGATGCTTGACCAGATCCCGTTCAGAAGTTTTGAAGCCATTCCAAGCTACTCGGAGTGACGCTTTTGAAGGAAGACTGAAGTTTCTGGCCTTTTCGTAA
- the ACO1 gene encoding aconitate hydratase ACO1 (similar to Saccharomyces cerevisiae ACO1 (YLR304C); ancestral locus Anc_4.51) — MLSARNTLLKRSNRGLATVANLTRDSKVHQNLLEDHSFINYKQNLEYVDIVRKRLNRPLTYAEKILYGHLDNPHEQEIQRGVSYLKLRPDRVACQDATAQMAILQFMSAGLPQVAKPVTVHCDHLIQAQLGGAKDLKRAIDLNKEVYDFLSSSTAKYNMGFWKPGSGIIHQIVLENYAFPGALIIGTDSHTPNAGGLGQLAIGVGGADAVDVMSDLAWELKAPKILGVKLTGKMNGWTSPKDIILKLAGITTVKGGTGKIVEYFGDGVDTFSATGMGTICNMGAEIGATTSVFPFNKSMVEYLDATKRDKIAEFAQLYKSDLLSADKDSEYDEVVEINLNDLEPYVNGPFTPDLATPISKMKDVAVKNKWPLEVKVGLIGSCTNSSYEDMSRAASIVKDATDHGLKAKSIFTVTPGSEQIRATIARDGQLDTFKEFGGVVLANACGPCIGQWDRKDIKKGDKNTIVSSFNRNFTSRNDGNPETHSFVASPELTIAFAIAGDLRFNPLTDKLKDKDGNEFLLKPPTGVGLPTKGYDPGENTYQAPPKDRNTVNVQVSPTSDRLQLLKPFKPWDGKDALNMPILIKSLGKTTTDHISMAGPWLKYRGHLENISNNYMIGAINAENKKANSIRNVYTGVYKGVPETARDYRDEGIRWVVIGDENFGEGSSREHAALEPRFLGGFAIITKSFARIHETNLKKQGLLPLNFKNPADYDKINPDDRIDILGLTEFAPGKNLVMRVHPKNGEPWDCELTHTFNKEQIEWFKAGSALNKIKSDKA, encoded by the coding sequence ATGTTGTCTGCACGTAATACTCTCTTGAAGAGATCCAATAGGGGATTGGCAACGGTCGCCAATCTGACCAGGGACTCCAAGgttcatcaaaatttacTAGAAGATCACTCCTTCATCAACTACAAGCAAAACTTGGAATATGTGGACATTGTCAGAAAGAGATTGAATAGACCATTGACGTATGCGGAGAAGATTCTGTACGGGCATCTAGATAACCCGCATGAGCAGGAAATTCAAAGAGGTGTCTCGTACTTGAAGCTAAGACCTGATCGTGTTGCATGTCAGGATGCTACGGCACAAATGGCTATTCTTCAATTCATGTCAGCTGGTTTGCCGCAAGTTGCCAAGCCAGTCACAGTTCATTGTGACCATTTGATCCAAGCGCAATTGGGTGGTGccaaagatttgaaaagagctATAGACCTAAACAAGGAAGTTTATGATTTCTTATCCAGTTCAACCGCAAAGTATAACATGGGTTTTTGGAAACCTGGTTCTGGTATTATTCACCAAATTGTCCTCGAAAATTATGCATTCCCAGGTGCTTTGATCATTGGTACAGATTCACATACTCCAAATGCTGGTGGTTTGGGTCAATTAGCCATTGGTGTTGGTGGTGCTGATGCCGTTGATGTCATGTCGGATTTAGCATGGGAATTGAAAGCTCCAAAAATTCTGGGTGTTAAACTTACCGGTAAAATGAATGGCTGGACATCTCCAAAGgatatcattttgaaattagcTGGTATTACGACTGTGAAAGGTGGTACTGGTAAAATCGTTGAATACTTTGGTGACGGTGTTGACACCTTCTCTGCTACAGGCATGGGTACCATTTGTAATATGGGTGCGGAAATTGGTGCAACTACATCAGTTTTCCCATTCAACAAGTCAATGGTTGAGTATCTAGATGCTACAAAACGTGATAAAATTGCAGAGTTTGCTCAATTGTACAAATCTGATTTATTATCAGCTGACAAAGATTCTGAATATGATGAAGTTGTTGAAATtaatttgaatgatttaGAGCCATATGTTAATGGACCATTCACTCCAGATTTAGCTACcccaatttcaaaaatgaaagatgtTGCCGTTAAAAACAAGTGGCCATTAGAGGTTAAAGTTGGTTTGATTGGTTCATGCACTAACTCATCCTATGAAGATATGTCGCGTGCTGCTTCAATTGTTAAGGATGCAACCGATCATGGTTTGAAGGCCAAATCAATCTTCACAGTTACTCCAGGTTCTGAACAAATCAGAGCAACAATTGCTCGTGATGGTCAATTGGACACTTTCAAGGAGTTTGGCGGTGTTGTTTTAGCAAATGCATGTGGTCCTTGTATTGGTCAGTGGGATCGTAAAGATATTAAGAAGGGTGACAAGAATACTATCGTGTCATCTTTCAACAGAAATTTCACCTCAAGAAATGATGGTAATCCAGAAACGCATTCATTCGTTGCTTCCCCAGAGTTAACGATTGCTTTCGCTATAGCTGGTGATTTGAGATTCAACCCATTAACGGATAAATTGAAGGATAAAGATGGAAATGAATTTTTATTGAAACCACCAACTGGTGTTGGTTTACCAACTAAAGGTTATGATCCAGGTGAGAACACCTATCAAGCTCCACCAAAGGATCGCAACACTGTTAACGTACAAGTTTCACCAACTTCAGATCGTTTACAACTATTGAAACCTTTCAAGCCATGGGATGGTAAAGACGCATTAAACATGCCAATCTTAATCAAATCTTTGGGTAAGACCACCACTGATCATATTTCTATGGCTGGCCCATGGTTGAAATACAGAGGTCATTTGGAAAACATTTCTAACAACTATATGATTGGTGCTATAaatgctgaaaataaaaaggcTAACAGTATCAGAAATGTTTACACTGGTGTGTATAAGGGAGTACCTGAAACAGCCAGGGATTACAGAGATGAAGGGATTAGATGGGTAGTTAttggtgatgaaaatttcgGAGAAGGTTCCTCCCGTGAACATGCCGCTTTGGAACCAAGGTTTTTGGGTGGTTTCGCAATTATTACAAAATCATTTGCTCGTATCCATGAAACCAACTTAAAGAAACAGGGTTTGCTCCCATTGAACTTCAAAAATCCTGCTGACTATGATAAGATCAATCCTGATGATAGAATTGATATCCTTGGATTGACTGAATTTGCTCCAGGTAAAAATTTGGTTATGAGAGTTCATCCAAAGAATGGTGAACCATGGGACTGTGAACTAACACATACCTTTAATAAAGAACAAATCGAATGGTTTAAAGCCGGTTCAGCCTTgaataaaatcaaaagtgACAAGGCTTAG
- the RPT6 gene encoding proteasome regulatory particle base subunit RPT6 (similar to Saccharomyces cerevisiae RPT6 (YGL048C); ancestral locus Anc_4.57) → MAAATGTPRVALVPHDSGVRPYFEQKIQDIELRIRSKTENLRRLEAQRNSLNDKVRFIKDELRLLQEPGSYVGEVMKVVSDKKVLVKVQPEGKYIVDISKDIDVKDLKASQRVCLKSDSYMLHKILENKADPLVSLMMVEKVPDSTYDMLGGLNKQIKEIKEVIELPVKHPELFESLGITQPKGVILYGPPGTGKTLLARAVAHHTDCKFIRVSGAELVQKYIGEGSRMVRELFVMAREHAPSIIFMDEIDSIGSSRVESGSGGGDSEVQRTMLELLNQLDGFETSKNIKIIMATNRLDILDPALLRPGRIDRKIEFPPPTVAARTQILRIHSRKMNLTRGINLRKIAEKMNGCSGADVKGVCTEAGMYALRERRIHVTQEDLELAVGKVMNKNQETTISAAKLFK, encoded by the coding sequence AtggcagcagcaacagGGACACCAAGAGTCGCATTGGTGCCACACGATAGTGGAGTAAGACCGTATTTTGAGCAGAAAATTCAGGATATCGAATTGAGAATTCGGTCAAAGACTGAGAATTTACGCAGATTGGAGGCTCAGAGAAATTCTCTGAATGATAAAGTGCGCtttatcaaagatgaaCTGCGTCTGTTACAGGAGCCTGGATCCTATGTTGGTGAAGTTATGAAGGTTGTATCAGACAAAAAGGTGTTAGTCAAGGTCCAGCCTGAAGGTAAATACATCGTTGATATCTCCAAAGACATTGATGTAAAGGACCTAAAAGCATCTCAAAGGGTCTGTTTGAAGAGCGACTCCTACATGCTACATAAAATCTTGGAAAATAAAGCCGATCCACTAGTTTCACTGATGATGGTTGAAAAGGTACCTGACTCAACATATGATATGTTAGGTGGTCTCAATAAGCAAATAAAGGAAATAAAAGAGGTTATCGAACTACCTGTGAAGCACCCAgagctttttgaaagtttaGGGATTACTCAACCCAAAGGTGTTATACTTTATGGACCACCCGGGACTGGTAAGACTTTGCTTGCTAGAGCAGTTGCGCATCATACTGACTGTAAATTTATAAGAGTGAGTGGTGCGGAGTTAGTTCAAAAATACATTGGTGAGGGTTCGCGAATGGTTCGCGAACTCTTTGTGATGGCAAGAGAACATGCGCCATCCATCATATTCATGGACGAGATAGATTCTATTGGCTCAAGTCGTGTGGAAAGTGGCTCAGGAGGGGGTGATTCCGAAGTGCAGAGAACAATGTTGGAATTGTTAAATCAATTGGATGGGTTCGAAACCTCTAAAAACATCAAGATAATCATGGCTACAAATAGACTCGATATACTGGATCCTGCTCTACTAAGACCAGGTAGAATTGATAGAAAGATCGAATTCCCACCTCCAACAGTAGCTGCGAGAACACAAATATTGAGAATACACTCTAGGAAGATGAATTTAACACGTGGAATTAACTTGAGAAAAATTGCAGAGAAAATGAACGGTTGCTCAGGGGCTGATGTCAAGGGTGTATGTACTGAGGCTGGTATGTATGCTTTGAGGGAAAGAAGGATACATGTTACTCAAGAAGACCTAGAATTAGCGGTTGGTAAGGTCATGAATAAGAATCAAGAAACAACGATCTCAGCtgcaaaacttttcaaGTGA